A genomic segment from Flammeovirga pectinis encodes:
- a CDS encoding GNAT family N-acetyltransferase, whose translation MRTNVRELLANDISLIADYWLKSDHNYLASLGVDVSKLPERKDLVNMLETQLMLPKVEKQNYALIWEVDGKDVGHSNINLIKYGKSANMHLHIWNTDIRRKGIGLALLQKSLPFYFNNFDLEVLDCSPYAENDAPNKTLKKIGFTFVKKHRTIPGSLNFEQEVNHWEIRKKDFERLTIKC comes from the coding sequence ATGAGAACAAACGTAAGAGAATTATTAGCAAATGATATTTCATTAATAGCAGATTACTGGCTAAAATCTGACCATAACTATTTAGCATCTTTAGGGGTTGATGTATCTAAATTACCTGAACGTAAAGATTTGGTAAATATGTTAGAAACTCAACTAATGTTACCTAAGGTAGAGAAACAAAATTATGCACTTATATGGGAAGTTGATGGTAAAGATGTTGGACATTCCAATATCAACTTAATTAAATATGGAAAGTCTGCAAATATGCATTTACATATATGGAATACAGATATACGTAGAAAAGGAATAGGGTTAGCGTTACTGCAAAAGAGTCTTCCTTTTTATTTCAACAATTTTGACTTAGAGGTTTTAGACTGTTCTCCTTATGCAGAAAATGATGCACCAAATAAGACCTTAAAAAAAATTGGATTTACTTTTGTAAAAAAACATAGAACTATACCAGGATCACTTAATTTTGAACAAGAAGTTAACCATTGGGAAATAAGAAAAAAGGATTTTGAAAGGCTAACAATTAAGTGTTAA